From bacterium:
TGATGCCCTTCTCCAGAAAATAGATGCGATTATAGATGAAGGGATTATAGTTGCTGATAAAAATTATAATTTCATATTTCTCAACCCATCAGCTAGAAGAATACTAGAAATAGGACCTAAAGAGAACTTATCCAGGAAACTCCAGGAAGAGATATTTGTTCCTTTATTTCGCGAATTGAACGAACCCGGGAAAAAGACAATAAACAAAGAACTTAAAATATTTTTGCCATTAAAAGAAAGGGAAAAGGTCATAAAAACAGCGCTTGCGCCAATAGACGAAAAAGATATGAATTCAGGATTTATAATTTCCGTTTTTGACGTAAGCTCCCAGAAGGAGAGGGAGAAGTTCCAGTCAGAGCTGATATCCCATGTCTCTCATGAGTTACGTACTCCTCTGACCACTATCAAAGAGTTCATCTCTATTCTTCTGGATGGTTTAGCAGGCGAGTTGAATCCTACCCAGAAAGATTATTTAGGTATAACTCATAACAATATAAATAGATTAGGCAGGATCATCTCAACTCTTCTTGATGTTTCTCGGTTAGAAGCAGGAAAAGTTAAACTTAATTTGGAAATCGCCAGTATAAAGAGACTCATTAAGCAGACTGTTTACTTCCTAAAGCCCCATGCAGACAAGGAAAATATCTCTTTAGCTGCAGTTTCTTTTCCCGCCTATTTCCCATACGCTTACATAGATGTGGATAGAATAACGCAGGTTTTAACTAATTTAATAGAGAACGCAATCAAACATACTCCGCCTGGCGGGAAA
This genomic window contains:
- a CDS encoding ATP-binding protein, translating into MKIFKELSSDALLQKIDAIIDEGIIVADKNYNFIFLNPSARRILEIGPKENLSRKLQEEIFVPLFRELNEPGKKTINKELKIFLPLKEREKVIKTALAPIDEKDMNSGFIISVFDVSSQKEREKFQSELISHVSHELRTPLTTIKEFISILLDGLAGELNPTQKDYLGITHNNINRLGRIISTLLDVSRLEAGKVKLNLEIASIKRLIKQTVYFLKPHADKENISLAAVSFPAYFPYAYIDVDRITQVLTNLIENAIKHTPPGGKIKVKAKKDKECIKVSVIDNGEGIPPEDTERIFTTFYQIGIEPGPGAKGLGLGLPICKEIIKLHRGEIWVESRKGKGSDFSFTVPCYKMKGLSEYVEDNVNFSRVIGREFSILRIEVENIHGIEKKLGKEGIIIKRIKKSLEEKLRKAVDYGPLQKGSSLFIGLPNSNVKQSSALAERLVKELKAVQFPIPLSLIIGIATYPADGGTAEELIKSCMSTSKEKKFKIG